Genomic window (Zingiber officinale cultivar Zhangliang chromosome 2B, Zo_v1.1, whole genome shotgun sequence):
AAGATATTTTTCCACTAcgtgtttaattttaaaataaacttttaaaagtttgaaaattagttttaaataaaaacGTTATTCACCCTCTCTTCCATCCCTTTTGGTGTTATTATGCACTTCTATAAAATTTCTCTCATCCTTTAATTACTTATAGTCAATTGtaaacataattattattttttgcttACAATTGCACGCTGATTATACACGTCTTCCAAAGCAACCACATCAATGCGTCGAAGATGGACGTGTTTGTAACCGACGTTAAGGCATGGAAGGCATTTAATAAGTACCAAATAAAATTTGCTTCAATTCCACATTCCATGAGATTAGCttagcaaacaaaggatttaatcCTTTTTGTATGATGAACATAACATATTGATTAGTGGTTACTAGAAAATGGCCTTAGTTAACGAGTTATAAAATACTGTCACTAAGGTTATTATGTCATTCCGCATCAATGCTATTCAGTTATAACAGACAACGAAATTTCTAATGAAAAGTAGCAACAGATGGGCTTCATAAACAATCAGTATAATTGTCTCAAATTAACAAAGCTAATTTGTCATCATTAGCCAACATTATATTTATGATAAAGAAGCCTTGATTGACAATGatcaaatataataaaatctatttaaatataaaagacaatataaaatgaaataaaaagattcATATACTCATCccacttagaaggaaaaaaaaaaacttcaaaattttaaggtGTCATTTctattaaattataatattatttattatcTTAAATATTAACATGTACAAGAAAATAAAGTAGCATCAACTGAATAAACAACTTGGGTAGAAAAATTAAACTAGGTGAGTTAAGCCAACAAAATGAGTTGAATGAGCTTAGAAAACCAAACAAGACAAATGGGATGAAAGGACTTGGTAAATCAAAGATAAATTGTATGGGTTGGTCAAATATATACTTGAGTGAACCAAGCAAATTGTGTGAACAAGTCAGAGTATAGAGTGAACGCAGTGAAAATAGACTCTTGCATTGAGCAGCATCTCACAGAAGAAACGGATATATTTTTTGCCAACCGCTGTGAAGTCTGAAGCAAATATCTCTGCAAACAATCGTGTCTGCCAACTGACTATTTGCTGAAAGTTACATCACAACCCGCTGAAAGTACAACATAACCCACCCATAATCATCATTGTCAAGGTACCAGCTTCAAGGGAATTGCAAACACGCTAAACGGAAGATTACCTGGTGAGCAGGAAATAGATCCATTTAGATGTGTTACTCCATAAGAACTGAAAGTTAAATTCTTGATTTGATATTTCATACCTTATACGCTCTACTCTGCAGTGAATTCAATAGAAAATTTTGTTTCAAGTAATGTACGAACCCCAACACTACGTAGTCTTTGTCAGATCACTAGGGGCTTGTGACTCCATGCTTCTCCTAAGAAACTCTGATATCTTTGCGCATGCAGCGTAACCCCGATCAAGGCAATTGAAATAGTCGACCACTAGTTCAAGGCGTTCGCCAGATTCAGATCAGTTATCGTGAACATAGATAAACAACAAGGCCAGAGATATTGGTTATCCAATATGATTAAATGTTAGATATGAATCATAAGAGTGTAATCAGTGATATGTTGGATAGTGGAACAAAGAAATACAAATCAGAAAACCATAATCAATAAAGTGAAGCAACATCAAGCTTTTCTAATACATTTCACTGGTACAAAAAGTTGTCAAATAAAAAGGCAGATAAGTTACTGATTTATTGTCAAAAATATGAGCAGTGGCattcatattaaaatcacaagaaaCAAACTAAAAATGTGCGTGAAACAAGAATGTAAGGCAATTTCTAGCCATAACATAGTAGTTCAGCAAGATTATGAATCTTGATTcttattattaaaatataaatgtAAGTCTTTGATTAAAATTCTAGGATATCTAAAATATTCAAGTCTGGaagctttgttttaattttagcTAGAAGTATGTTCATGCAATTTTGTTCAAATGAACAGATTGAgtttgaagaatttttttttaaatgtaatcAGACCCCTATATAAAatattagttttttttcttttttctttaatatatactATCTATCTAcactttttttattaattaactaACAAATTAAGCAGTAGAAGAGACTAGAGAGTGAGTCATGCAAGAAAGTGTCAAGTAGATTATCATGTTCATACAGGACAATTTCTCATTTACTTAAAACATACAGATAATTAATGATTGGttttcattttaaaataactGCAAAAAGATGAGAAATGaatttttcataaattaaattaaaattatgatggATTAAAGAAAATTATGAGATAGTATCACAAGTTAAAACTATACAAGCAACAATTAAAGTTCAAGTGTCATGATAATATATTCATTTTGAATTTGGACAGGaagatttaaacattttatcatcTGGATTGCGGTGCTAGATTGtactaaaacaaaaaaaacagtAGGTCATGCGTAGACATAGAATCAACAAGCAAATATTGCAAGTTTCACCTGGCATCGCCCCATGAGTTACAGATGTAATAATCCCAGCCTCAATCGGTTCACTATCCTCTGTCAATGAACCTTTGGGAAGGACTGATATTGGAGAATTTGGAAATACCAAATACGCAAATGCTAGAATTTTCTGAGATAAAAACCAAGTCAATTATTCGAGTTTTCAGTGGAAGAACGCATCATAAAATTACCAGTAATCCATATCAAAGGAACGTCTCTATGAATGTATAGGTGGAAGAGGGAATTTCAAAGCAGGAACCAATTACAAGAGCAACATAAATATATTGTGgtcttttcacatcaaatggaGCCAGTAAAGTCACATTGGAGCAAACACCCATGCCAGTAGAGTCACATTGAGAATTGATATGGTGAACATCCCTAAAAATGGATGGTCCAAATTCATTGCATACTCAACCAGACCCAAATAAACCTATGTGATAGTGATTAATATATGATTGATGCTGCACAGTGAACAAGTGGAGAATACCTAGCAAGTTTGGTTCATAGTCAATGGATAGAGGAAATTAGTCAAGACAAGAACAACAGAATAATTAACAACAATAGCTCCAACATAAACAGAGCATGCAAGAATAGCTAAATACCTTCTCTTCTATCTTTGTAGGATCTAGAATTACAGATCGACTCCCTGTCAAACCACAACAAATAGCCACTGCAAAAGTCCATTGCACAGTGCAGTTAGGCATGCAGTAGGTAGAGAATGTAATTGCCATGGTGATAACATACCAGCTAGATACTTTAAAGGGATACCAGCGTCTGCAAGTGCCGCACAAGATGCATTTATGGCACAAGGGAGAAGCTAAAAACTTAGTCAAGCAAAACTCGGTTATTTAAGAGAttctaggtaagaaaattaagcaAAGCTTCCTCTGTTACGAGTTGAGGGAGAACAAAGCTCCTCACAAAAACCCATTTTGATGCTGAAAGGAAAATCATCAAGGGCTGAAaaaaaaaaccacatggaaaACCAACAAAAACATTATTCGATAAAGTATCTGTTTTCTAATAAAAAAGGAAGCAAGCCCTAAGAATCTAATAGACAGGGAACAACTTTATTTAAAGGGGAAAAGTTACTTAGGCATCTTCTGTAGCATTCTTAGCACCTGAGGTGTTCTCAACCCCATTACATGTGTAATTCTCAATGCCAGAAATGCCCTGATTATAGAACTGTTATTCTTGATAATCCTGGAGATTGAAGGTTTGTTCAGTTGTAGCATGGGCATAAGACAGTTCACACATCTCATTTCATATCACATCTGTACTTCCAATTGGATCAGAGATAACTCAGGTCTGTCTGAATTAAGATGTACGAATATGCAGACTCAATGATCTAGAACCAAAAGCAAGACTTGCCCATTAGTGTCCTTAACTAAATTAGGAAAATTAGCAAATGAGTTCGAGTTAACTAAAACATTAGCCCTGACAAGAATAACAACCATGCATTATCCCACTAGGTGTCGGCTATAGTGCCTTGACATAACAAATAGAAATTTTAGGTGTAGGTTTTAAAGAAGCTTAATGACGCTCACATACTTTCAATCAGTTATCCATTGGCTAACTACAAATATCTATCAAGATAAATACAAAAAATCCGTTAGTAAAAGATACAGCACCATCATCTCCAACAACCTGCAACAAAAAGAAATGTAATATAAGCAACTCAAAGAACTAATATGATCAAGTTTACTTCAATATATTTCAGCACTATATCGTAGTAAATGCTAATACATATTTTTACTCttgaagggaaaaaaaacaatacaaaaaaaatgaaagtctTAAGGGTGTAAACTTGGGTGGGTTGATAGTCAATCATTCGTTAGATAATGAGTATTCAACCAAATAACAATACATTacaatcattgttggtgcaattgtgcTTTAAGTAATTAGGTTACATTAAGATTTTAATGTTTGATCAAAAAGTTAAAGTTAGAAATTGCATATGTGTTTGAAATGGCTATTAAATTATGCAGGAACTTGGTACATGCAGCTCGTGGAGCCCATGACTTTGATGAGGTCGATAATGACTTGGCAAGGCAAAGACAACACACTCAATGACTTGGAGATCCAATGGAGTTCAAAGAAGTTTGCATGAGACATCCAAGGGATCACAAGACGAGAAGCATTAAGGTGTTGTTGGACCTGCTTGTAAAGCTTAACGTGGCACGGCCAACTTGGTTGGTTCAATGTCTCGAGGTGGAGATCATGGATAAAATGGGACATCCAAGGGGCCGCAAGATGAGAAACATTGAGGCGCGGTGCTAATGGTCGTCAAAAGAAGGCAAACTATCTAGGTGAAACAAGAAAAATGGCATATGAAGCGAGCTAAGCGCTCGTTGTATCTAAAGGATGAGTAACCTAGTGGGTGATAGCCTTGGTGGCGAAGTTAGGTTATGCAAAAGGTAAGCTCTTGTGTGAGCTGAGAGTTGAGAGACTTGTATACTTGTGAGATATTAAATCTCAACTTAAGCAAAGTCTCAATCATTAATGATCATTAAGAGGATCATAGACAATCCTATAGTTGCATGCATGGTATTCCCAGTCGATTAGTGAGGTGAGTTGACAAGGTAAACTCAATTTTGGTAGATTATGAACAAAATGTTTCTTTTAAGAAACTAGTCAACTAGGCAATCTATTAAGTTTTATTCAATTGATATTGGAACCTAATCAATTGGAAAAGGAGTCAACTCGAGTTTAGTAGCTTGTgaataaaatatttctatttgCAGTCTAATCAACTAGCAGCCAACTGATTTAACTAATGTTACTGTGAGAAAAGAGTTGTTGTGACACATTGGCACTACAATGATCATATGACCTAGAGGTTATAATAGAACACTCATTGATGGTGCAAGTTAGTCGACTAAGTTAGTCATTAGCAGACTGCAAACTAAAGCGATCAAGCAATTAGTTGACTAATGCGAGCATTTGAAGGCTACTCAAATTTTGATTGTCTAAATCTTGTAAGCTTTCTCTTGCACTATGACTCTTCCTAACCATATATCAGTTTGTTAACATTGTCTTgcatttgtttatatttttttgttgTGTTAATCTTATGTGTTTGACCTTGCTAATGTTGTAGCATGATTATATTTAATTtgtgtgttggccctgggacgggttggcgggggcgctgggggcgagcgtattcgcctttctGCCACAATGATTATATTTAATTTGCAAGAAAATTGCtactcacccccctctagctgatTCCTCAAGGTTCTAACGAGTTCTATCAAAGTTAGGAAGCTTTATGAGTACTATCTGTCGACAGGGTAATTAGCTGAAAGAACACACTCCAATTAccactaacaagtggtatcaaaataAGAGCAAAGTTCTTAAAGAATAATTGTTGCAGAAGCAATAAACTAAGGAGGAAACAATTGATACAAACAAGCAGTACtattgttaaagacaaaaatggATAAAAGTATCTTCAAAACACTAAAATATCAAGGAGAATTTTGTTGGTGTTGAAAGAGAATGAAAATGTGATTCAAGATAGACTTCGGAGAGCTTCTTGCCATGgaatattaatttaaaactccAAGAGACAAGGGAAGGATCATCAAGGTATAgaatttattatttcagtttaacTAATAATGTGTTGAACAAGATAAGGAATACAAGAATGCAAAGGAGTTTCGGTAAAAAAATTGTTCATTTTTATAAAATCACGTACACAAAGAGGAAGTCAATTGCAAGAGGAAATTGAAGAGGAAGTGAAAGAGGTACAAGAAGAATCAAATTTTCCACAAAATGAAGTAGAGGAGGAAATTTAAGCTCCAACCATTGAGGAAATCAGTGAGGATATAAGATCCTCTTCATCGGATGAGTCAAGCGAAGAATCATCCACCTACTCAAGGAATAAAGATGAATCCAAGTTAATGGGGGAAGAATAGAATATGAATCTTCAAGCACCTCCATCCAAATTAAGATAAAAGACAACATCATTTGTTTtggatgtaacaagaaggggcatttgtTCAAACCATATGAACAAGTGTCCACTTGCCAAGGAGGTAAAGAAGGTACCTCCTAAATTTggtgaattttataattttactaATCTAAGTTATAAGTtgtagaaagaaagaaagaaatcctATCATTTGCTTCACTTGCTATAGAAGAGGTCACTACCACATTGTGTCCAAACAATGAGGTATTGGAaaagagaaagcccaagaaaGAATGAAAAGAAATTGGAGGCTTAAATCAAGGGGGACCTGAAAGATGAAGGAAAAGGTATCCATTCCTAATAcaaatttcaaatttcctaaACAAAATTTGAATTCCAAATTGCATGTGTATAATTTGAATGTTCAATTAGCTATGTATAATTATGGTTTTAGTTATCTtcataattttcaatttaaattccaTGATACTACTTTACCTACGATTAAAAAAGTAGATAGGAACCTAATAAAACAGTTTAAGAAAGCTAGACTCATGCCTAACTCAAAATTATGCAAAGGAAGCATGAGAATTCTAGATTAAGGAGTTTGCTAccatatgctagggtagcatttAATTATGGTACAAGTGAATCATTTAGGTTTAGAAATGTTAGGAAGGCATTTGAACTTAGAAGGGAGACTAAAGAGTCTACCACTAGTAAGTGCCTTGTGAACTCAATTGAGACCAACAGATTTTGGATCCCAAAGAATAGATGGTTAGCATACTAAAGGGTTCTAGGGTGTGTCAATGGACTTGAGAATGAGTAGCAAGCTCAATCCTAGATGACTGGCACCTTAGGGGAGTTTTATGCAAGGGAACATTACGGTTTATGTTCAAGTTACACTAAATGAATTAAATTGTATTCATTGTCAAATAACTTGAAGCATGGAAGCATTTCAATATGTATTTGGCGTATACAATTGAATAGGGTAAACTAAGAGTATATGGTTAAGGAAATTCAAATCTTTTTGCTTTCACTAGTTTTAAGGATTATACAAAGCTTGAAAAATGTGATTGTCTTGAAGAAATCTATTTTTCTCAGCTAGAGTATATGGTTAAGGAAATTCAAATCTTTTTGCTTTCACTAGTTTTAAGGATTATACAAATCTTGAAACATGTGATTGTCTTCAAGAAATCTATTTTTCTCAGCTAGATACAGGTGAAATAAACCTCTATgcaaaattgtaaaaaaaaattaggtcaaTGAAATTTCTTGTACATTTGAGAAATTGGTGCATTTGTATTGTTTAGTTGCTCAATCATCTGCTTCAATTACTAGTCGATTGGCTTTGAGTTCAATTGATTGGTGACTAATAGGTAGTCTACTAGAGCTATGGAGAATGTTTAAAAATGGAACATTCAACATGTTTTAATCATGATAATGGGTATTCATTTAGAATCTATATGGTGAATTTTGAAGACAAGTTAATGATCATTTTAGATGCATTAAACCACAATGGGGAGATTGTCAGTTCAATTTGTTTGTGCAATCATGCCCTAAGCATGTGATTAACATATAGTTTAATGTTTGGATAAAGTTTATGTTAGGAAAATAATTATTGATCTCATGTGTGTGTCAAATGGGCAAGTGTAGAAAATTTGACATGTGTTGCAAGTGCAACAGATGGAAGTGCAAGTTGGTGGATGAGGACTAGATACTTAGTAGATAGAAAGGCCAAATAGGTCAAGGACCAAAGACTTGGCAATAAAGTCTCAGCAACTCATGAGGATTGAATGCAAGGCATTATAAAAGTCCCCACAGGTTGACGAGGACCAGCTGTTATGGATGATAAAGTGCTACCAAGTCAATGATGATCAAATGCTGGGCATGATAAAGTATTAGAGGCAAGGAGCTTCTAAGAATGATGATCCCTGAGCTAAGAGCCTCTTGGCACAAAGGTATCAGAAGGGTTTGAGTGAAGTTGTGACACTAGTTCAAAAGGGATTAACCTAAATGCAAACCTAATGTTAGAAGTGGTTACAGTCAAAAGTCTAGCCAACTAAAAGGGTATCTTGACTAGGCAATCGACTCTAACCAAATAGCCAATGAACAAAATGTTTTGTCATCTGTGGACTGATAGCCCAACATCAACTGTTGGTCAACAATAACACGAAAACTACCATTATAAGTGGCAGATTTGATCAACAGTTGTCATGATCAATCGACCAATCAACTAATAATCGGCACCAATCAACTGAAGCGTCCGTTGAATAATCATTAGCTGCCTTATCCAAGTTAGTAATCAATTAATGGAACTAAAAAGTCGACTAATCGATCGACAAGGTTTCAAGGACATCTCAGATTCGGAGCAAAGGCTATGTATAAAGAGTTCTAACATCTCAAGAAAATATCAAGGGAAACCTGAAAACCTTATTAAGTGTGCTCCAAATGCTCAATTCTTTCTTTCTCTCAAAAGCTATCTTTTTGTAATCTCTTGTGCTCAACTTCCATCCTTTATAAAAGAAAGCAAGAGGTTTCTCCACATCCCGTtgttggccaagaaaaagagaGATTAGAGGTGATTCTAGGAGTGATCCACATGAAAAATCATAACCATGGAGTAGGAATCTAAGGGAGGCCtatcgaaccacgttaaacgttGTATCTCAATTGGTTTGCTTTCTTGTTCCTAGTGTTCTCGTTGTTTTGTTTTTTCATTACATAACAAACTTTGTAAGAACACAAACAAGCTACGAACAAAGCTATTCACCCCACTCTAGTTCCCTATCAATTAATACATCATACCTAAATCGCCAAATCCAACTTTGGGTTTTAATGTTTAAGCAAAGTCATGAGCTTTATGTGTCCTTCCAAATTCCTACACAGCTTAACACATATATCAAGTAGCCAAGGTTAAGTGTGGACGACTTAGTGCGACCAAGGGAATATGCTCAATGGGAGGTCTGATATAATTTGAGGGAGGTTGCATGAAGCATCGAAGGGAATGTTGGACGAAAAGCATTGACGTGGTGTTACACCACCTCGTGGAGCTCGACTTAACATGGTCAAGTTGGTTAGCTCGATGGTTGGAGGTGGAAATGAATGAAGGATAGAATGGGACATTTGAGGAACCATAAGATGAGGAGCATCAAGGTGTCGTGTTGAcgataatttgaaaaaaaaaaaaaaaaagttaaactaTGGAGGTGAAGTGTAAAGGATAGCATATGGAGTGAGCTGAGAGCTTAGTATATCTGAGGGATAGCCTTAGTAGTGAAGTCAAACTAGGAAAGTAAACTCTTATACAAGCTATGAGTGTTAAATGACTTGTATCCTTGGACAAGGGTAGATGTCAACTTACCCAAAGACAATCATTCATTAGGATGATTATAGTCGAGGATCTAGTCATCTATAGGGTGTTCCCAATAGAATCTCAATTGACTAAGGAGTCAACTCAAGTTGACTGGTGGCTTGCgaacaaaatgtttttgtttAGTGCTTAGTCGACTAGGCAATCATTTGTGTTGGTGTTAGGAATACCATATCGAACCTAGTTTTGATAGGTCTTGATATATAACTGAGTTTAAAGTTAGAGttgtttgtgatctaacaattcTGTCAAATTTGCAACTGCAGGTAAAGGCATTGACCCAGTAGAACTAAACATTAGAAAATCCTAACGGGGCTAGGTAGAGACTAAGACTTAATGGGACTAGGCATCAGAAAGTCCTAGCAGGGCAAGGTAGAGACTAAGTCTTAGTGGAACAAGGCAACTGAAGACCTTGTTGGAAACTAGGCACGGAAACCCTAGTTGGAAACTTGGTGAATTCAAGTCCAAGAGGAGTGGAGTTCAGGTCTTGGCATCGCCCAAGCAAGTTAGCTGGGAGCTGAATCTTGTGAAACTAAGTCTAGATGGGTTAGTTGGAGCTGAACATCTAACTAATGTACGTACAAGTAACATAAACATATCTATCATACTGATTAGGCGTAAAAATGACAGGGGAGCACTTATTCGATGGTTTCAAGCGACCCGAAGGAATTTCGGGCGGCTAGCTGGGGATAAACCTCAAGTGACAAAATTGGAAGGTTCTAAGTGACTGGAGTCAGCGAGGCAACCTCGCATCCGAATATGGCTTCGAGGCGACCTGTATAAAAGTTTATCATTCAAGCGAGAAGGTCAAGATCGGGATTTGACCAAGCTCCAGTCAACCTAAGTGATTCTGATCAGTACAAACAGATAAAGTTTATCTATCAGATAAAAGTACGGTCACGTCGGCATTATCAGTCGTTCAGAGAGGTTCTAGTCAACCGGAGAGGTTTCTAGTCAACCAAAGACTTGTC
Coding sequences:
- the LOC122046494 gene encoding exosome complex exonuclease RRP46 homolog, whose translation is MAPMEVDRADGRTSNQLRPLSCTRNVLHRAHGSARWSQGDTIVLAAVFGPKAGTKKEENPEKASIEVIWKPKTGLIGKVEKEYEMILKRTLQSVCLLTIHPNTTTSVIVQVVGDDGALLPCAINASCAALADAGIPLKYLAVAICCGLTGSRSVILDPTKIEEKKILAFAYLVFPNSPISVLPKGSLTEDSEPIEAGIITSVTHGAMPVVDYFNCLDRGYAACAKISEFLRRSMESQAPSDLTKTT